A stretch of Thermodesulfobacteriota bacterium DNA encodes these proteins:
- a CDS encoding hybrid sensor histidine kinase/response regulator produces MKASAQTHPPSGACTPCAGFTVLVADDEESIRDVAQAALELDGHRVLAARDGAEALGLFREHRPDVVVSDIRMPRMDGITLLEQVRDLSPGTEVVLITGFADTTLVIDALRRGASNLIEKPFRPSELIQQLQPSFLRCALALDAARLREELEAGRKRLELHQRMATMGRLLAGLAHEINNPLTFLKGNVEILRHFLSRAVEGRESEGQRGAGLRQTLALLDDMEFGARRIEELVAAMRRFGSPVGSSRRLVALREVMDNCLKLTQAKRSPGTRLEVERPGPQVLVDADPVELESCFVNLLVNAYEALQVQGASVRFAASLLPYATGAFHGLVEVTVEDDGPGIPQGTVDEVFTPFFTRKQGGMGLGLSLAYEAAKRNGAQIEIHTAEGQGARVVVRMPYRGGEEVPPGSGPPQAPGAG; encoded by the coding sequence ATGAAAGCGTCAGCCCAGACCCATCCCCCCTCCGGCGCCTGCACCCCCTGCGCCGGCTTCACGGTGCTCGTAGCCGACGACGAGGAGAGCATCCGCGACGTGGCCCAGGCGGCCCTGGAGCTCGACGGCCACCGGGTCCTCGCGGCGCGCGACGGCGCCGAGGCCCTGGGCCTGTTCCGGGAGCACCGGCCCGACGTGGTGGTCTCCGACATCCGGATGCCCCGGATGGACGGCATCACCCTGCTCGAGCAGGTCCGCGACCTCTCCCCCGGCACCGAGGTGGTGCTCATCACCGGCTTCGCCGACACCACCCTGGTGATCGACGCCCTGCGCCGGGGCGCCTCGAACCTCATCGAGAAGCCCTTCCGCCCGTCCGAGCTGATCCAGCAACTCCAGCCCTCGTTCCTGCGCTGCGCCCTGGCCCTGGACGCGGCCCGGCTGCGAGAAGAGCTTGAGGCCGGGCGAAAGCGGCTCGAGCTCCACCAGCGCATGGCCACCATGGGCCGGCTCCTGGCGGGCCTGGCCCACGAGATCAACAACCCGCTGACCTTCCTCAAGGGCAACGTGGAGATCCTGCGCCACTTCCTGTCCCGGGCCGTCGAGGGAAGGGAGTCGGAGGGGCAGCGCGGCGCCGGCCTGCGCCAGACCCTGGCCCTCCTGGACGACATGGAGTTCGGGGCCCGGAGGATCGAGGAGCTGGTGGCCGCCATGCGCCGGTTCGGGAGCCCGGTGGGGAGCTCCCGACGCCTCGTGGCACTGCGGGAGGTCATGGACAACTGCCTCAAGCTCACCCAGGCCAAGCGGTCGCCCGGGACGAGACTCGAGGTGGAGCGCCCCGGCCCGCAGGTGCTCGTGGACGCCGACCCCGTGGAGTTGGAGTCCTGCTTCGTCAACCTCCTGGTCAACGCCTACGAAGCGCTCCAGGTGCAGGGGGCCTCGGTGCGGTTTGCTGCGTCGCTTCTGCCCTACGCCACGGGGGCGTTCCACGGCCTCGTGGAGGTGACCGTGGAAGACGACGGCCCCGGCATCCCCCAGGGCACCGTGGACGAGGTCTTCACCCCCTTCTTCACCCGCAAGCAGGGGGGGATGGGCCTGGGGCTCAGCCTGGCCTACGAGGCGGCCAAGCGAAACGGCGCCCAGATCGAGATCCACACGGCCGAGGGCCAGGGAGCTCGGGTGGTGGTGCGGATGCCCTACCGGGGCGGGGAAGAGGTCCCGCCAGGCTCAGGGCCCCCTCAAGCTCCCGGGGCCGGGTGA
- a CDS encoding response regulator — MPQTAPLRILVVDDEPAILRTLESFLRLHGYDCQTETDPAAALARLEQEIFHLVITDLVMPGLDGMELVRRLKAGRFLTEVIVMTAFSSLDRALEAYHLGVSDYLLKPFESLEHVAAVVGQAEDRLNRWRQAMVRTMEEGGER; from the coding sequence ATGCCCCAGACTGCCCCCCTGCGCATCCTCGTAGTGGACGACGAGCCGGCCATCCTGCGCACCCTGGAGAGCTTTCTGCGGCTGCACGGGTACGACTGCCAGACCGAGACGGACCCGGCCGCCGCCCTGGCCCGCCTGGAGCAGGAGATCTTCCACCTGGTGATCACCGACCTGGTGATGCCCGGCCTGGACGGCATGGAGCTGGTCCGGCGTCTCAAGGCCGGCCGCTTCCTCACCGAGGTCATCGTGATGACCGCCTTCAGCTCGCTGGACCGGGCTCTGGAAGCCTACCACCTGGGGGTCTCGGACTATCTGCTCAAACCCTTCGAGAGCCTGGAACACGTGGCGGCCGTGGTGGGTCAGGCGGAGGACCGCCTCAACCGCTGGCGCCAGGCGATGGTGCGGACGATGGAGGAAGGGGGGGAACGGTGA